GCCTCAACCGTATCCTCATCGCCGATGCGACCGCGACGATCGTCGGATCGATGGCGGGCACCAGCACGGTCACGTCCTACGTCGAAAGCGCAGCGGGCGTGCAGGCGGGCGGGCGCACCGGGCTGACCGCGGTCGTCACCGGGCTGCTGTTCTTCGCGACGATGTTCGTCGCGCCGTATGCGCAGATCGTGCCGCTGGCGGCGACCGCGCCCGCGCTCATCATCGTCGGCGGGCTGATGCTGCTGCCGCTGACCGAGGTCGAGTGGGAAGACCCGCTCTCGGCGATCCCCGCCTTCCTCACGGTCGCGATGATCCCGCTGACCTTCTCGATCGCCAACGGCCTCGCCTTCGGCATCACCGCGCACGCCGCGCTCAAGCTGCTGCGCGGCACGATCACGCGGGGCGACTGGTTCCTGCTGGTGCTCGCGGCCCTGTTCGTGGTGCGCTTCGTGTGGATGAGCGCGGGGGCATGAGGCGCGCCATCCTGGCCTTGCTGCTGCTCGCCGCGACACCGGCGGCCGCCGAGACGATCGACCGCACCCCGCGCACCGTCGTGATGACCGCGTTCCCGCCGGAATTCGCCGCGTTGGTGTCCTCGGTGAAGGCGCCGAAGCGATACACGCGCAACGGCCTCACCTTCGTCGCCGGTACGATCGCGGGCAAGCCGGTGCTGCTGATGCAGAGCGGCGTGTCGATGGTGAACGCGGCGATGAACACGCAATTGGTGCTCGATCGCTTCACCGTCAAACGCATCGTGTTTTCGGGAATCGCGGGCGGGGTCGATCCCGGCCTCACCATCGGCGATGTCGTGGTGCCGCAGGATTGGGCGCAATATCTGGAGGTGTCGTTCGCGCGCAAGACGGCGGACGGCTGGGTGGCGCCCGAGGCGGTCGACAAGGAGGCGCCCGCGCCGTTCGGCATGATGTTCCCGCGCGGCGTGCGGCTCGGCAACGCGGCCGAGCCGGTGCGGCGCCATTATACGATCGGTGTCGATCCCAAGCTGCTCGCGCTCGCCCGCACCGTTGCCGGAACGGCGACATTGCGCCGCTGCCTCGCCAGGCCGCTCGCTGCCGCCACGCACGAGGCGATGGCGGCATCGCCGTGTCTCGCCCATCAACCCAAGGTGGTGGTGGGCGGCACCGGCGTCAGCGCGGGCGTGTTCGCCGACAATGCCGAGTTCCGCGACTATCTCTCCGCCGCCTACAAGGCGCGCGTGCTCGACATGGAGAGCGCCGCCGTCGCGCAGGTCGCCTATGCCAACCGCACGCCGGTGATCGTGTTCCGCAGCCTCTCCGATCTTGCCGGCGGCGATGCCGGCGCGAACCAGATGAACACCTTCATGGCGCTCGCCTCCGTCAATTCCGCCGATGTCGTCCGCGCCTTCGTCGCGGCGCTGCCGGATTGAGCGCGGTGCTGAACACCGTCACCGGCACACGCGGCATCGTCACCGCGCCGCACCACCTCGCATCGCAGGCGGGGCTGGCGGTGTTGCGCGACGGCGGCAACGCGGTCGAGGCGTGCGTCGCGGTCGCGGCATGTCTGGCGGTGGTGTATCCGCACATGACCGGGCTTGGCGGCGACGGTTTTTGGGTGATCGCCGAGCCCGATGGCCGGGGCCATTCGGTGCATGGCTGCGGCGCGGCGGCGGCGCGGGCCGATCTGTCGCTGTATGCCGGACTGGCGGCGGTGCCGACGCGCGGGCCGCTCGCCGCGAACACGGTCGCGGGCACCGTCTCGGGCTGGGCGGCGGCACTGGCGGCGAGCGGCGGCCTGCTCCCGCTCGACCGGCTGCTGCGCGACGCGATCGACCATGCCGAGGCCGGTGTCGCGGTGACGGCGGGCGGGGCCGCGATCGCCGCCGCCAAGGGCGCGGAGTTGCGCGTCCAGCCCGGCGCTTATGCCAAAGTGTTCGAACCAGCGGGTCGCCCGCTTGCCGAGGGCGACGTGCTGACGCAGCCCCTGCTCGCCGAAACGTTGCGCACGCTGGCGGCGGACGGCCTCGACGGCTTTTATCAGGGCGCGCTCGCCGACCGGATCGCCGACGATCTCGCCGCGCTCGGCAGCCCCGTCTCGCGCGCCGATCTGGCGGCGCACCGCGCGACCACACCCGCACCATTGTCGGTCGGGATCGCCGGCGCGACGCTCTACAACAGCGCGCCGCCGACGCAGGGCATCGCCTCGCTGCTGATCCTCGCGCTGTTCGACCGCTTGCAGGCGGCCGAATGCGACGGATTCGACCATGTCCACGGGCTGATCGAATCGACCAAGCAGGCGTTCCTGTGGCGCGACCGGCATTGCGGCGATCCCGCGTGGATGCACGGCGAGCCACAGGCTTTGCTCGATGACGCGGAGGCACTCGATGCGATGGCGGCGCGGATCGATCCGCGCCGCGCGCTGCCATGGCCGCAACCGCCGCAATGGGGCGATACCTGCTGGTTCGGCGCGGCGGATGCCGAGGGTCGCGTGGTGAGCTGCATCCAGTCCACCTATTTCGAATTCGGATCGGGGCTGGTGCTGCCGCAGACCGGCATCACCTGGCAGAATCGCGGCAGTTCGTTCCGGCTCGCCGAGACCGGCTGGAACGCGCTCAAGCCGGGCCGCAAGCCGTTCCACACGCTCAACCCGGCGCTCGCCCGCTTCGATGATGGCCGCGTGATGGCCTATGGCACGATGGGCGGCGAGGGCCAGCCGCAGACTCAGGCGGCGCTGTTCACGCGGTATGCGCGCTATGGCGTGGACTTGCAGGACGCGATCAGCGCGCCGCGCTGGCTGCTCGGGCGCACCTGGGGCGAGCCATCGACCACGCTCAAGCTGGAGGATGGTTTCGACGACACGCTCTACGCGGCGCTTGCGGTGGCCGGGCACCATGTCGAGCGCGTCGGGCCGCTGACCGCCATGATGGGGCACGCCGGCGCACTCGTCCGCCACGCCGACGGCGCTCTGGAGGGCGCGACCGATCCGCGCAGCGACGGCGGGGTGGCGGCATGGTAGGCGGCGCCCGCGCGGTGGCGCGCTGCGACGCGCTGGGCGTGGCGCCGTACAGCGACATGGCGGGCGGGCTGTATCGCGGCTATCTGACGCCCGCCTATGTCGCCGCACAGGACGCGCTTGCCGGCTGGATGGCGGAAGCGGGCATGGCGGTGCGCCGCGACCCCGCCGCCAATCTGATCGGCCGCTATGAGGGCGAAGACGCGCAGGCGCCCGCTTTGCTGATCGGCAGCCATCTCGACAGCGTGCGCGATGGCGGGCGCTATGATGGGCCGCTCGGCATCATGCTCGGCGTCGAGGCGGTCGCTGCGCTCAACGCGGCGGGGCGGCGGATGCGCTTCCCGATCGAGGTGATCGCGTTCGGCGACGAGGAAGGCTCGCGCTTCCCCGCCGCGATGCTGACCAGCCGTGCGGTGGCGGGAACACTGGACGCGGCTGCGCTGGAGATGGCGGACGGCGAGGGGGTTACGCTGGAAAACGCCCTAGCCACCCTCCCGCCGTTCGTCCTGAGCGAAGTCGAAGGACGTGCCGCAAACGCCACGTCCGGGGCACGTGCTTCGACTTCGCTCAGCACGAACGGAGAAGAGAGTACCGCCCGCCACCTTCGTCACCCCAGCGAAAGCGGGGGTCTTCCGGGGGAGGGCGCGCCAGAGCCGCGCGAGACCCCAGCGTCCGCTGGGGTGACGGACTTTGCAAAGGCGCGCATCCTCGCCGCGCTCGCCTATCTCGAAACGCATATCGAGCAAGGCCCGGTCCTCGAAGCCGAAGGCCGCGCGGTCGGCACCGTCACCGGCATCGCCGCGCAACTGCGCTTCCAGGCGAGCGTCATCGGCATCGCCGGCCATGCCGGCACAGCGTCGATGCCGCTGCGCCGCGACGCGCTCGCCGGCGCGGCCGAGATGCTGCTCGCGATCGAGACCATCGCCCGCCGCGACGTGTCGGATCTGGTCGCCACCGTGGGCAAGATCGCGGCGCTGCCCGGCGCCGCCAACGTCATTCCCGGCGAGGTGCGCTTCACCATCGACATCCGCTCTGGCGACGTGGCGCGGCGGGACCGCGCGGCGGAGGACATTCTCGATGCGATCGCCGCCATCGCCGACGCGCGCGGCCTCGATTTCGATGTCGAACATATCCACGATCTCCCCGCCAGCCCGTGCGATCCCGCGCTGATGGACCTGCTCGATGCGGCCACCGCCGCCGCCGGCCAGCCGATCCGCCGGCTCGTCTCGGGCGCGGGGCATGACGCGATGGTGATGGCGGCGCTCTGCCCGACCGCGATGCTGTTCGTGCGCTGCAAGGGCGGTATCAGCCACAACCCCGCCGAGCATGTCGACCCCGCCGACGCCGAGATCGCGTTGCAGGTCATGCTCGGCTTCATCGACCGACTTGGAGATGCCTCGTGAGCCTAGACCCCCTTCTGTTCGGCGAGATTGATCCGCCGCAGCGGCTGCTGATGGGGCCGGGGCCGGTCAACGCACACCCGCGCGTGCTGCGCGCGATGTCGGCGGATCTGCTCGGCCAGTTCGATCCCGAGATGACCGGCTATATGAACCAGGTGGTGGCGCTCTATCGCCCGATCTTCGGCACCGCGAACCGCTGGACGATGCTGATCGACGGCACCGCGCGCG
This genomic stretch from Sphingomonas panacis harbors:
- a CDS encoding 5'-methylthioadenosine/S-adenosylhomocysteine nucleosidase; amino-acid sequence: MRRAILALLLLAATPAAAETIDRTPRTVVMTAFPPEFAALVSSVKAPKRYTRNGLTFVAGTIAGKPVLLMQSGVSMVNAAMNTQLVLDRFTVKRIVFSGIAGGVDPGLTIGDVVVPQDWAQYLEVSFARKTADGWVAPEAVDKEAPAPFGMMFPRGVRLGNAAEPVRRHYTIGVDPKLLALARTVAGTATLRRCLARPLAAATHEAMAASPCLAHQPKVVVGGTGVSAGVFADNAEFRDYLSAAYKARVLDMESAAVAQVAYANRTPVIVFRSLSDLAGGDAGANQMNTFMALASVNSADVVRAFVAALPD
- a CDS encoding gamma-glutamyltransferase family protein produces the protein MLNTVTGTRGIVTAPHHLASQAGLAVLRDGGNAVEACVAVAACLAVVYPHMTGLGGDGFWVIAEPDGRGHSVHGCGAAAARADLSLYAGLAAVPTRGPLAANTVAGTVSGWAAALAASGGLLPLDRLLRDAIDHAEAGVAVTAGGAAIAAAKGAELRVQPGAYAKVFEPAGRPLAEGDVLTQPLLAETLRTLAADGLDGFYQGALADRIADDLAALGSPVSRADLAAHRATTPAPLSVGIAGATLYNSAPPTQGIASLLILALFDRLQAAECDGFDHVHGLIESTKQAFLWRDRHCGDPAWMHGEPQALLDDAEALDAMAARIDPRRALPWPQPPQWGDTCWFGAADAEGRVVSCIQSTYFEFGSGLVLPQTGITWQNRGSSFRLAETGWNALKPGRKPFHTLNPALARFDDGRVMAYGTMGGEGQPQTQAALFTRYARYGVDLQDAISAPRWLLGRTWGEPSTTLKLEDGFDDTLYAALAVAGHHVERVGPLTAMMGHAGALVRHADGALEGATDPRSDGGVAAW
- a CDS encoding Zn-dependent hydrolase, whose product is MVGGARAVARCDALGVAPYSDMAGGLYRGYLTPAYVAAQDALAGWMAEAGMAVRRDPAANLIGRYEGEDAQAPALLIGSHLDSVRDGGRYDGPLGIMLGVEAVAALNAAGRRMRFPIEVIAFGDEEGSRFPAAMLTSRAVAGTLDAAALEMADGEGVTLENALATLPPFVLSEVEGRAANATSGARASTSLSTNGEESTARHLRHPSESGGLPGEGAPEPRETPASAGVTDFAKARILAALAYLETHIEQGPVLEAEGRAVGTVTGIAAQLRFQASVIGIAGHAGTASMPLRRDALAGAAEMLLAIETIARRDVSDLVATVGKIAALPGAANVIPGEVRFTIDIRSGDVARRDRAAEDILDAIAAIADARGLDFDVEHIHDLPASPCDPALMDLLDAATAAAGQPIRRLVSGAGHDAMVMAALCPTAMLFVRCKGGISHNPAEHVDPADAEIALQVMLGFIDRLGDAS